The proteins below come from a single uncultured Carboxylicivirga sp. genomic window:
- a CDS encoding SiaB family protein kinase, producing the protein MGFELKNWYTEKKQGEVVLEYNGSITSELISEALDSIENSLNLKNEKNRVRKKVYNVFVECLQNLYHHVDYPPATAPVEQESNFGIIILSKDGTFYRISTGNFVKKEKLNYIKDRIDQVNSLSDEEVRMLYRDILSNEEFSDKGGGGLGMLDIVRKTGNKLEYYFYEFDDEYIFFSLDVYIS; encoded by the coding sequence ATGGGGTTCGAACTTAAAAATTGGTATACGGAGAAAAAACAAGGTGAAGTAGTGCTTGAGTACAACGGAAGCATTACCTCTGAATTGATTTCTGAAGCTTTGGATTCCATTGAAAATAGTCTGAATCTTAAGAATGAGAAAAACAGGGTGCGTAAAAAGGTTTATAATGTATTTGTAGAGTGTTTACAGAATCTTTATCACCATGTTGATTATCCCCCGGCTACAGCACCGGTAGAGCAAGAGAGTAATTTTGGAATTATTATATTAAGCAAGGATGGTACTTTTTACAGAATATCAACGGGTAATTTTGTAAAGAAGGAAAAATTGAATTACATTAAAGATCGAATTGATCAGGTGAATTCATTATCGGATGAGGAAGTGAGAATGTTGTACCGTGATATCCTGAGCAATGAAGAGTTTTCTGACAAAGGTGGAGGTGGATTAGGAATGTTGGACATTGTTAGGAAAACTGGAAATAAGTTAGAGTATTATTTTTATGAATTTGATGATGAATACATCTTTTTTTCTTTAGATGTATACATTAGTTAA
- a CDS encoding ATP-binding protein: MKVKSDNKVFVVLTGPESSGKTFLCSELSKHYKTCWKPEFAREYVENLKREYTIEDVEIIAQRQVKQYKQALEEGSSIVFFDTFLIITKIWFTYVYGQCPIWIHQSLKQLQIDMFLLCKPDIPWIADNVRENGHIRNELFELYKNELEFYGFNYIIIEGLEQNRKKIAINYINRILAQKPSYDK; this comes from the coding sequence GTGAAAGTGAAATCTGACAATAAAGTATTTGTTGTATTGACCGGGCCCGAATCATCGGGGAAAACTTTTTTGTGCAGCGAATTATCGAAGCATTATAAAACTTGTTGGAAACCGGAGTTTGCGCGCGAATATGTTGAGAATTTAAAACGAGAGTACACCATTGAAGACGTTGAGATAATCGCCCAACGGCAAGTTAAACAATACAAACAAGCTTTGGAAGAAGGATCATCCATTGTGTTTTTTGATACTTTTTTAATAATAACAAAAATCTGGTTTACATATGTTTATGGGCAATGTCCAATTTGGATACATCAAAGCTTGAAACAATTACAGATAGATATGTTTTTATTATGTAAGCCCGACATACCTTGGATTGCTGATAATGTAAGAGAAAATGGACATATCAGAAATGAATTGTTCGAGCTTTATAAAAACGAACTGGAGTTTTATGGCTTTAACTACATAATTATAGAAGGTTTGGAACAAAACAGGAAAAAAATAGCAATTAACTATATAAACCGTATTTTAGCACAAAAACCAAGCTATGACAAATAA
- a CDS encoding DUF1987 domain-containing protein, whose protein sequence is METIIREGTPKTPYVRLDGENGLVEIKGRSIPENSVEFYKPIIDWLEKFGEEPAVETGVNIQLEYFNTSSSKCILDIFKRLELIHKKGHKVEINWYYEEDDEDMFEAGEDYQSIINIPFKMIEMEE, encoded by the coding sequence ATGGAAACAATTATTCGTGAAGGAACACCTAAAACGCCTTATGTAAGACTGGATGGAGAGAATGGCTTGGTTGAGATAAAAGGCCGCTCTATTCCTGAGAACTCTGTAGAGTTCTATAAGCCTATTATTGATTGGTTAGAAAAGTTTGGAGAGGAGCCGGCTGTAGAAACTGGAGTTAATATTCAGTTAGAATATTTTAATACCAGCTCTTCAAAATGTATTTTGGATATCTTTAAACGGCTTGAGTTAATTCATAAGAAAGGGCACAAAGTTGAAATAAACTGGTATTACGAAGAAGATGATGAGGATATGTTTGAAGCTGGTGAAGATTATCAGTCTATCATAAATATTCCATTTAAGATGATAGAGATGGAAGAATAA
- the pnuC gene encoding nicotinamide riboside transporter PnuC gives MLEYINLYGMGAAGTLASLIYLFYSIREKVWLWPWGIVASLLSIAVFYNSRLYADMSLQLYYLVVSIYGWWYWTSSLQKKQKEDVPIVNITSRQILNLTLIGLGTYLLILVALLKVPPFFDIPGSEMPYLDAATTAASFMATWMLARKIIEHWLIWIIVDFVSMVMYFYKAQVFGNSADLYFYSFLFLIYTAGAWWGFKQWQKLMSSESEI, from the coding sequence ATGTTAGAATATATAAACTTGTATGGAATGGGAGCGGCCGGAACTTTGGCTTCTCTCATTTATTTGTTTTATTCCATTCGCGAAAAAGTGTGGCTATGGCCTTGGGGCATTGTTGCATCGTTATTGTCGATTGCGGTTTTTTATAATTCGAGACTTTATGCCGATATGAGTTTACAACTTTATTACTTGGTTGTAAGCATATATGGATGGTGGTATTGGACATCTTCTTTGCAAAAGAAACAAAAAGAAGATGTGCCTATTGTAAATATAACTTCCAGACAAATACTTAATCTAACACTTATCGGATTAGGAACGTATTTGCTTATTTTAGTGGCATTATTAAAAGTTCCGCCTTTTTTTGATATACCTGGATCAGAAATGCCTTATCTGGATGCTGCAACAACAGCAGCTTCGTTTATGGCTACCTGGATGTTAGCCCGAAAAATTATTGAGCACTGGTTAATTTGGATTATCGTTGATTTTGTTTCGATGGTGATGTATTTTTATAAGGCTCAGGTTTTTGGTAATTCAGCAGATTTATATTTTTACAGTTTTTTGTTTTTGATCTACACAGCGGGTGCTTGGTGGGGATTTAAACAATGGCAAAAACTAATGTCAAGTGAAAGTGAAATCTGA
- a CDS encoding serine acetyltransferase has product MTNKQTSAIVKRAIDELAKEQSYRSVCHQKVQEHRMPSINALGQIVNLAREIIFPGYFDDTAMNSDSIGYYIGVNTEKLYSLLADQIMAGLCFECTSTQAMVDAEVHEIGHQLAAEFVAQLPEIRRVLSTDVEAAFVGDPAARSRGEVIFCYPAIRAISNYRIANALVNIGVPLIPRIISEMAHSETGIDIHPKAVIGESFSIDHGTGVVIGATSIIGKNVKLFQGVTLGAKSFPLDDDGNPIKGVPRHPIIEDNVVIYAQATILGRITVGANSVIGGNVWVTNPVSPNSKLVQFKPRDLLYSEGGGI; this is encoded by the coding sequence ATGACAAATAAACAAACATCCGCCATAGTTAAAAGAGCCATTGATGAATTAGCAAAAGAACAGTCGTACAGATCTGTATGTCATCAAAAAGTGCAAGAGCATCGTATGCCATCTATAAATGCATTAGGGCAAATTGTAAATCTGGCTCGAGAAATTATTTTTCCTGGTTATTTTGATGATACAGCCATGAATTCTGATAGTATTGGCTATTATATTGGAGTGAATACAGAGAAATTATATTCATTATTAGCTGATCAGATAATGGCTGGTTTATGCTTTGAATGTACTAGTACACAAGCTATGGTTGATGCCGAGGTTCATGAAATAGGACATCAGTTAGCTGCAGAATTTGTGGCCCAATTGCCTGAAATTCGTCGTGTTTTATCAACTGATGTAGAAGCTGCTTTTGTGGGAGATCCGGCAGCCAGAAGTAGAGGAGAAGTTATTTTTTGTTATCCTGCTATCAGAGCCATATCAAATTATCGCATTGCCAATGCTTTGGTAAATATTGGGGTGCCTCTAATACCTCGTATTATATCAGAAATGGCCCACTCCGAGACCGGAATTGATATACACCCCAAAGCAGTGATTGGAGAGTCTTTCTCGATTGATCATGGTACTGGTGTTGTTATTGGAGCTACCTCAATAATTGGTAAAAATGTGAAGCTATTTCAAGGTGTTACCTTGGGAGCTAAGAGTTTCCCTTTAGACGATGATGGTAACCCTATTAAAGGAGTGCCTCGTCATCCTATTATTGAGGATAATGTGGTCATTTATGCTCAGGCTACTATTTTGGGTAGGATTACGGTGGGTGCTAATTCAGTAATTGGAGGTAATGTATGGGTAACTAATCCAGTGTCTCCTAATTCAAAATTAGTACAATTTAAACCTCGTGACCTATTATATTCAGAGGGTGGTGGTATCTAG
- a CDS encoding S41 family peptidase, which yields MRLKTRINKVVLGLIVMAMAASINAQAQTLDKNLQKLQLTYQLINSLYVDTVDDSRLTEEAIGAMLKSLDPHSVYISADEVAAMNEPLDGSFDGIGIQFNILDDTLMVVTPLIGGPSEKVGIAAGDRIVSIDGDNVAGIGIKNSDVYKYLRGKKGTKVKLAINRKGQVLDFTVVRDKIPIHSVEAAYMADPKTAYIKITRFALTTHQEFVDALDKLEDQKYENMIIDLRGNGGGYLKAAIDIADELIGSDNMIVYTQGLNSEKREHHARKKGRFEKGKLVLLMDEGSASASEIVAGAIQDWDRGIVIGRRSFGKGLVQRPFDFPDGSMIRLTIAKYYTPSGRCIQKDYSGGEEEYRYEIGNRYLHGEMENVDSIHFDESLKYHTKVSHRTVYGGGGIMPDVFVPMDTTMYSDYYRDLVASGIVNRTILSYVDNNRELLKSTYKTYDEYSNQFEISNNLIEEMINEGEEEGIKRNDEELAISERLMMTQLKALIARDLFSTSEYFQTINVLSEDYNKALDVLSTKKDYAQLLK from the coding sequence ATGAGATTAAAAACCAGAATAAATAAGGTAGTGCTTGGTTTGATTGTAATGGCAATGGCTGCCTCAATCAATGCGCAAGCACAAACATTGGATAAAAATCTTCAGAAACTGCAATTGACCTATCAGTTAATTAATTCATTGTATGTTGATACAGTTGATGATTCTCGACTGACAGAAGAGGCAATTGGCGCAATGCTTAAAAGTTTAGATCCGCATTCAGTTTATATATCTGCCGATGAAGTTGCTGCTATGAATGAACCATTGGATGGAAGTTTTGATGGTATCGGTATTCAGTTTAATATTTTGGATGATACTCTAATGGTAGTGACACCTTTAATTGGTGGTCCATCCGAAAAAGTGGGTATTGCTGCCGGAGATCGTATTGTTAGTATTGATGGTGATAATGTTGCCGGAATTGGAATCAAAAACAGTGATGTTTATAAATACCTGAGAGGCAAAAAAGGTACTAAAGTTAAATTGGCCATTAACCGTAAAGGACAAGTTTTGGATTTCACCGTGGTTCGCGATAAAATTCCAATTCATAGTGTAGAAGCCGCTTATATGGCTGATCCTAAAACTGCTTATATCAAAATTACCCGTTTTGCTTTAACTACACATCAGGAGTTTGTAGATGCTTTAGATAAGCTGGAAGATCAGAAATACGAAAATATGATTATTGACCTTCGAGGTAATGGTGGTGGTTATTTAAAAGCTGCCATTGATATTGCTGATGAGTTGATTGGTTCGGATAATATGATTGTTTATACGCAAGGTTTAAACAGTGAGAAAAGAGAACACCATGCCAGAAAGAAAGGGCGATTCGAAAAAGGAAAATTAGTATTGTTGATGGATGAAGGTTCTGCATCAGCCAGCGAAATTGTTGCTGGGGCAATTCAGGACTGGGACCGTGGTATCGTAATTGGTCGTCGTAGCTTTGGAAAAGGATTGGTTCAACGTCCGTTTGATTTTCCTGATGGATCAATGATTCGTCTTACCATAGCTAAGTATTATACGCCATCGGGTCGTTGTATTCAAAAAGATTATAGTGGAGGTGAAGAGGAATATCGTTACGAGATAGGTAACCGATATTTGCATGGCGAAATGGAGAATGTGGATAGTATTCACTTTGACGAAAGCTTAAAATATCATACAAAAGTAAGTCATCGTACTGTTTATGGTGGTGGTGGAATTATGCCTGATGTTTTTGTTCCGATGGATACAACCATGTATTCCGATTATTATCGCGATTTGGTTGCTTCTGGAATTGTTAATCGCACTATTCTGTCATATGTAGATAATAATCGCGAACTTCTTAAAAGTACCTATAAAACCTATGATGAATACAGCAATCAATTCGAAATCAGTAATAACTTAATCGAAGAAATGATTAATGAAGGTGAAGAAGAAGGAATTAAACGTAATGATGAAGAATTGGCGATATCGGAAAGGTTGATGATGACACAATTAAAAGCATTAATTGCTCGTGATTTATTTTCAACTTCAGAATACTTTCAAACCATTAATGTTTTGTCTGAAGATTATAATAAAGCATTAGATGTTTTGTCAACTAAAAAAGATTACGCCCAGTTGTTAAAATAA